A window of the Henckelia pumila isolate YLH828 chromosome 3, ASM3356847v2, whole genome shotgun sequence genome harbors these coding sequences:
- the LOC140886540 gene encoding MLO-like protein 1 isoform X1, with protein sequence MSGGGGEGEEGASLEFTPTWVIASVCTVIVAISLAAERVLHYTGKYLKKKDQKPLYEALQKVKEELMLLGFISLMLTVFQGRIIKICASPDTMKHWLPCPLSHESSSAGELPNASPDSSSHHRRLFAAEAAAGVGHCAAQNKVPVLSLEALHHLHIFIFVLAIVHVAFSVLTVVFGGAKIRQWKHWENSIAKDNYNSEQVLKPKFTNVHQHDFIKKRFKGLGRHSVLLSWLHSFFKQFYGSVTKTDYTALRLGFITTHCKGNPKFNFHKYLMRALEDDFKTVVGISWYLWIFVFIFLSLNVHGWHTYFWIAFIPFVLLLAVGTKLEHIISQLAHEVAEKHIAIEGDLVVQPSDDHFWFRRPHIVLFLIHFILFQNAFELAFFFWIWVQFGFDSCIMGQVRYIVPRLVIGVFIQLLCSYSTLPLYALVTQMGTHFKKSIFDEHVQVGLLGWAQKAKKKKGLNLKAATGGSTQSGSTTDGSTVRSLQMGDIGRKETTPPAEIQPSNGS encoded by the exons ATGAGTGGGGGAGGGGGAGAGGGAGAGGAAGGGGCGTCCTTGGAGTTCACTCCCACTTGGGTTATCGCCTCCGTTTGCACCGTCATCGTCGCCATTTCTCTTGCAGCTGAGCGCGTGCTTCACTACACTGGGAAG TATTTAAAGAAGAAGGACCAAAAACCACTCTATGAAGCTTTGCAAAAAGTTAAAGAAG AGTTGATGCTATTGGGGTTCATATCTCTCATGTTGACGGTATTTCAAGGCCGTATAATTAAAATCTGTGCATCCCCCGATACGATGAAACATTGGCTTCCATGCCCGCTGTCTCATGAATCTTCTTCTGCTGGAGAATTACCTAATGCTAGCCCAGATTCAAGTTCGCATCACCGGCGTTTGTTTGCCGCAGAAGCAGCAGCTGGCGTCGGTCACTGTGCCGCACAG AATAAGGTTCCTGTGTTATCACTTGAAGCCTTGCACCATCTACACATATTTATCTTTGTTCTAGCAATTGTCCATGTGGCATTTTCTGTCCTGACTGTTGTATTTGGAGGGGCTAAG ATACGGCAATGGAAGCACTGGGAAAACTCGATTGCTAAAGATAATTATAACAGTGAACAAG TTTTGAAGCCGAAGTTCACAAATGTTCATCAACATGATTTCATCAAGAAGCGGTTTAAGGGCCTTGGGAGGCATTCAGTCTTGTTGAGCTGGTTG CATTCCTTCTTTAAGCAATTCTATGGATCTGTAACGAAAACCGATTATACCGCTCTCCGACTTGGTTTTATAACG ACACATTGCAAAGGAAACCCAAAATTTAATTTCCATAAGTATCTTATGCGTGCTCTTGAAGACGACTTTAAGACAGTTGTTGGTATTAG TTGGTATTTGTGGATTTTTGTCTTCATCTTCTTGTCGTTGAACGTTCACG GTTGGCATACTTACTTTTGGATTGCGTTCATTCCTTTCGTT CTTCTTCTGGCCGTTGGCACCAAGCTGGAGCATATTATATCCCAGTTGGCTCACGAGGTAGCTGAGAAACACATAGCCATTGAAGGCGATTTGGTTGTGCAACCATCCGATGATCACTTTTGGTTCCGGCGGCCTCACATAGTCcttttcttaattcattttattcTCTTTCAAAATGCTTTTGAGCTTGCTTTTTTCTTCTGGATTTGG GTTCAATTTGGCTTTGATTCCTGCATAATGGGACAAGTCCGATACATTGTTCCTCGGCTCGTTATAGG TGTGTTCATTCAGCTACTCTGCAGCTACAGTACATTACCGCTCTACGCCCTTGTCACGCAG ATGGGAACCCATTTCAAGAAATCGATATTTGATGAGCATGTGCAAGTCGGGCTTCTTGGTTGGGCACAGAAAGCCAAGAAAAAAAAAGGGTTGAACTTGAAGGCTGCAACTGGTGGCTCGACTCAATCTGGGTCGACGACCGATGGTTCTACTGTGAGGTCGTTACAGATGGGAGACATTGGACGCAAGGAAACTACGCCACCTGCTGAAATTCAACCTTCGAACGGTTCTTAA
- the LOC140886540 gene encoding MLO-like protein 1 isoform X2 — MSGGGGEGEEGASLEFTPTWVIASVCTVIVAISLAAERVLHYTGKYLKKKDQKPLYEALQKVKEELMLLGFISLMLTVFQGRIIKICASPDTMKHWLPCPLSHESSSAGELPNASPDSSSHHRRLFAAEAAAGVGHCAAQNKVPVLSLEALHHLHIFIFVLAIVHVAFSVLTVVFGGAKIRQWKHWENSIAKDNYNSEQVLKPKFTNVHQHDFIKKRFKGLGRHSVLLSWLHSFFKQFYGSVTKTDYTALRLGFITTHCKGNPKFNFHKYLMRALEDDFKTVVGISWYLWIFVFIFLSLNVHGWHTYFWIAFIPFVLLLAVGTKLEHIISQLAHEVAEKHIAIEGDLVVQPSDDHFWFRRPHIVLFLIHFILFQNAFELAFFFWIWVQFGFDSCIMGQVRYIVPRLVIG; from the exons ATGAGTGGGGGAGGGGGAGAGGGAGAGGAAGGGGCGTCCTTGGAGTTCACTCCCACTTGGGTTATCGCCTCCGTTTGCACCGTCATCGTCGCCATTTCTCTTGCAGCTGAGCGCGTGCTTCACTACACTGGGAAG TATTTAAAGAAGAAGGACCAAAAACCACTCTATGAAGCTTTGCAAAAAGTTAAAGAAG AGTTGATGCTATTGGGGTTCATATCTCTCATGTTGACGGTATTTCAAGGCCGTATAATTAAAATCTGTGCATCCCCCGATACGATGAAACATTGGCTTCCATGCCCGCTGTCTCATGAATCTTCTTCTGCTGGAGAATTACCTAATGCTAGCCCAGATTCAAGTTCGCATCACCGGCGTTTGTTTGCCGCAGAAGCAGCAGCTGGCGTCGGTCACTGTGCCGCACAG AATAAGGTTCCTGTGTTATCACTTGAAGCCTTGCACCATCTACACATATTTATCTTTGTTCTAGCAATTGTCCATGTGGCATTTTCTGTCCTGACTGTTGTATTTGGAGGGGCTAAG ATACGGCAATGGAAGCACTGGGAAAACTCGATTGCTAAAGATAATTATAACAGTGAACAAG TTTTGAAGCCGAAGTTCACAAATGTTCATCAACATGATTTCATCAAGAAGCGGTTTAAGGGCCTTGGGAGGCATTCAGTCTTGTTGAGCTGGTTG CATTCCTTCTTTAAGCAATTCTATGGATCTGTAACGAAAACCGATTATACCGCTCTCCGACTTGGTTTTATAACG ACACATTGCAAAGGAAACCCAAAATTTAATTTCCATAAGTATCTTATGCGTGCTCTTGAAGACGACTTTAAGACAGTTGTTGGTATTAG TTGGTATTTGTGGATTTTTGTCTTCATCTTCTTGTCGTTGAACGTTCACG GTTGGCATACTTACTTTTGGATTGCGTTCATTCCTTTCGTT CTTCTTCTGGCCGTTGGCACCAAGCTGGAGCATATTATATCCCAGTTGGCTCACGAGGTAGCTGAGAAACACATAGCCATTGAAGGCGATTTGGTTGTGCAACCATCCGATGATCACTTTTGGTTCCGGCGGCCTCACATAGTCcttttcttaattcattttattcTCTTTCAAAATGCTTTTGAGCTTGCTTTTTTCTTCTGGATTTGG GTTCAATTTGGCTTTGATTCCTGCATAATGGGACAAGTCCGATACATTGTTCCTCGGCTCGTTATAGG GTAA